One genomic segment of Clostridium saccharoperbutylacetonicum N1-4(HMT) includes these proteins:
- a CDS encoding tyrosine-type recombinase/integrase, with the protein MANKTNYTMNGKEYFRISASFGRDSNGKLIRKFFYGKNEKEAKQKLEEYKRSVDNGLVVDKKLFLYPIMHEWLFEIVSNNIKASTLDRYEDLFRNYIKPAPFAYKVIKDIQAIDIQKYYNELYKSGKSYSRINRVNKILKYFLNFAINEGYTLRNPCLKVTIPGSKEVIKNEVETFSNEELTKILNSNEEYLIKSISIIAFSTGMRVGEILGLSENDIDIENNRININQIVACYTEIDGDTRKKVKVLQTPKTKNSIRSIPLPNSIISILAAAKTEKLKNKLKAGSSYNKKYDDLYFLTENGNLLYPTNITKSWKAFLNRLDIPYKKFHALRHTYATMQFEARTPLKTVSKLLGHSKVDITANTYTHVLKKEEEKAIDIISVLKMC; encoded by the coding sequence ATGGCAAATAAAACTAACTATACTATGAATGGAAAAGAATACTTTAGAATCTCTGCAAGTTTTGGTAGAGATTCCAACGGAAAACTTATAAGAAAGTTTTTCTATGGTAAAAATGAAAAAGAAGCTAAGCAAAAATTAGAGGAATATAAAAGGAGTGTGGATAATGGTTTAGTTGTCGACAAAAAATTATTTTTATATCCAATAATGCATGAGTGGCTCTTTGAAATAGTTTCAAATAATATTAAGGCTTCAACATTAGATAGATATGAAGATTTATTTAGAAACTATATAAAGCCTGCTCCATTTGCATATAAAGTTATAAAAGATATTCAGGCTATTGATATACAAAAGTATTATAACGAATTATATAAAAGTGGAAAATCTTATAGCCGTATTAACAGAGTTAATAAAATTTTAAAATATTTTCTTAATTTTGCTATTAATGAAGGTTACACTCTTAGAAATCCTTGCTTAAAAGTAACTATTCCAGGATCTAAAGAAGTAATTAAGAATGAAGTTGAAACATTCTCTAATGAAGAGTTAACTAAAATTCTAAATTCAAACGAAGAATATTTAATAAAATCCATATCAATAATTGCATTTTCTACTGGAATGAGAGTAGGTGAAATACTAGGACTTAGTGAAAATGATATAGATATCGAAAATAATAGAATTAATATAAACCAAATAGTTGCATGCTATACTGAAATAGATGGTGATACCCGAAAAAAAGTAAAAGTTCTTCAAACCCCTAAAACTAAAAATTCAATAAGATCAATACCTCTTCCTAATTCTATTATTTCTATATTGGCTGCAGCAAAAACAGAAAAACTAAAAAATAAATTAAAAGCTGGATCTAGTTATAATAAAAAATATGATGATTTATATTTTTTGACAGAGAACGGAAACTTATTATATCCAACTAATATAACTAAGAGTTGGAAAGCCTTTTTGAATAGATTAGATATACCTTATAAGAAGTTTCACGCCCTTAGACATACTTATGCCACAATGCAGTTCGAGGCAAGAACACCTTTAAAAACAGTTTCTAAATTATTAGGACATTCAAAAGTAGATATAACAGCTAACACATATACACATGTGTTAAAGAAAGAAGAGGAAAAAGCAATTGATATTATTAGTGTGTTAAAAATGTGTTAA
- a CDS encoding helix-turn-helix domain-containing protein has protein sequence MLGDKIKKLRKQKGLTQQELSEIIGISRSTIGMVEKNLQGTGNETLKKLADFFDVTIDYLLSENENNDSIKLEADEAHHSNINGIKLNKKDMRDIEKTVEATISELEKQDSLMLSGNPVDDADWELIKSAIRNGIEYAKRINKDKYASIKHKK, from the coding sequence GTGTTAGGTGATAAAATAAAAAAACTTAGAAAACAGAAAGGATTAACTCAACAAGAACTTTCTGAGATTATTGGTATTAGTCGTTCTACTATAGGTATGGTTGAGAAAAATTTACAAGGTACTGGCAATGAAACTCTAAAGAAATTAGCAGATTTTTTTGATGTAACTATTGATTATTTATTATCAGAAAATGAAAATAATGATTCTATAAAGCTAGAAGCTGATGAAGCACACCATTCAAATATTAACGGAATTAAATTAAACAAAAAGGATATGAGAGATATAGAAAAGACGGTTGAAGCTACTATATCAGAATTAGAAAAACAAGATAGTTTAATGCTATCAGGTAATCCAGTTGATGATGCTGACTGGGAATTAATAAAGAGCGCTATCAGAAACGGCATTGAATATGCAAAAAGAATTAATAAAGATAAATACGCTTCAATAAAACATAAGAAATAG
- a CDS encoding helix-turn-helix domain-containing protein yields the protein MKITPIRLRRLNLGIEAKDAIDSLRITQSTFYKLEQGWTSPSPQLIKRIADTYKCTTDEIFKDLNIIG from the coding sequence ATGAAAATTACACCAATAAGATTAAGAAGGTTAAATCTAGGAATTGAAGCTAAAGATGCAATTGACTCACTTAGAATAACACAAAGTACATTCTATAAATTGGAGCAAGGATGGACAAGTCCATCACCCCAGTTAATAAAAAGAATTGCAGATACTTATAAGTGTACTACTGATGAAATATTTAAAGATTTAAATATTATTGGTTAG
- a CDS encoding excisionase, whose translation MEEILIEILETLKSERPKKITFTIAEAANYSGIGQVKIRELINKPNTDFPFFKVGARALIDKAALDNWMEKITQEHRGL comes from the coding sequence ATGGAAGAAATATTAATAGAAATATTAGAAACTTTAAAATCAGAAAGACCTAAAAAAATAACTTTTACGATTGCAGAAGCAGCAAATTATTCAGGAATCGGACAAGTTAAAATAAGAGAACTTATTAATAAACCTAATACTGATTTTCCGTTTTTTAAAGTTGGCGCAAGAGCGTTAATAGATAAAGCAGCTTTAGATAATTGGATGGAGAAAATAACGCAAGAGCATAGAGGATTATAA
- a CDS encoding excisionase family DNA-binding protein, which produces MEELLKQILERIKDNSRATMTVVECAQYIKVNKDKIRELINKPNSDFPYFKNGSKVIINKSQLDSWLDKISREHRNL; this is translated from the coding sequence ATGGAAGAATTATTAAAGCAAATTTTAGAAAGAATAAAAGATAATTCAAGAGCTACTATGACAGTTGTAGAATGTGCTCAGTATATTAAAGTAAATAAAGATAAAATTAGAGAACTTATCAATAAACCGAATAGTGATTTCCCATACTTTAAAAATGGAAGCAAAGTAATTATTAACAAGTCTCAATTAGATTCATGGTTAGATAAAATTTCAAGAGAACACAGAAACTTGTAA
- a CDS encoding ORF6N domain-containing protein yields the protein MSKLIPLEFKQQRIMTTKVLAEEFGTEDKIIQQNYKRNEERFTEGKHYYRLTGDELKEFKANLHLEGNLKFASELILWTDRGAARHAKILDTDEAWEVYEALEENYFNPKEEKPTCIEDVLISSLQEMKALKGEVQAVRVGIQETKDKIEGIKEVVSLNSTDWKKDSKNLIVKIAHKIGGNQFINDVYKEIYTNLEKRAGCQLEIRLTNKRRRMAEEGVCKSKRDKLSKLDVIGEDKKVLECFLAITKEIAIKYGV from the coding sequence ATGAGTAAATTAATACCATTAGAATTTAAGCAACAACGTATTATGACAACTAAGGTTTTAGCCGAAGAATTTGGGACAGAAGATAAAATAATTCAACAAAATTACAAAAGAAATGAGGAAAGATTCACTGAAGGGAAGCATTACTACAGGTTAACTGGTGATGAATTAAAAGAATTTAAAGCTAACCTTCATTTAGAAGGTAACCTTAAATTTGCTAGTGAATTAATTTTATGGACAGACCGAGGAGCAGCAAGACATGCAAAAATTCTTGATACAGATGAAGCCTGGGAAGTATATGAAGCATTAGAAGAAAACTATTTTAATCCAAAAGAAGAAAAACCAACGTGTATTGAAGATGTACTTATATCTAGTTTGCAGGAAATGAAAGCATTAAAAGGAGAAGTACAAGCTGTAAGAGTTGGAATACAAGAAACTAAAGATAAGATAGAGGGAATTAAAGAAGTAGTATCTCTTAATTCAACTGATTGGAAGAAAGATTCCAAAAATCTAATAGTAAAGATAGCACACAAGATTGGTGGAAACCAATTTATAAATGACGTATACAAAGAAATTTATACTAATTTAGAAAAAAGAGCAGGATGCCAATTAGAAATAAGACTTACAAATAAACGTAGAAGAATGGCAGAAGAGGGAGTTTGCAAATCAAAAAGAGATAAGTTGTCTAAGTTAGATGTTATAGGCGAAGATAAGAAGGTTTTAGAATGTTTTTTAGCTATAACCAAAGAGATAGCAATTAAATATGGAGTATAG
- a CDS encoding KTSC domain-containing protein, whose product MNLKPVSSSRMNAVGWENNTMFIKFKDGSVYAYMNVSESHYIDFINSPSLGSALARFDKIHPYHRV is encoded by the coding sequence ATGAATTTAAAACCTGTTTCATCTAGTCGAATGAATGCAGTCGGTTGGGAAAACAATACAATGTTTATAAAATTCAAAGATGGTTCTGTTTATGCGTATATGAATGTATCAGAATCACACTACATTGATTTTATTAATTCTCCATCCCTAGGCTCTGCTTTGGCTAGATTTGATAAAATTCATCCTTATCATAGAGTTTAA
- a CDS encoding DUF1540 domain-containing protein produces MLVKCGAKTCVNYNEGMCKAEAIEIKNFTWYSEEQKEELDEMKCDTYEYYSDWMYRK; encoded by the coding sequence GTGTTAGTTAAATGTGGAGCTAAAACATGCGTTAACTATAATGAGGGCATGTGTAAGGCAGAAGCAATAGAAATTAAAAACTTTACCTGGTATTCAGAAGAGCAAAAGGAAGAATTGGATGAAATGAAATGTGATACTTATGAGTATTATTCAGACTGGATGTACAGGAAATAA
- a CDS encoding ERF family protein: MAETIKNIYSKMSEARGKLQEVEFKKSAYNSFSKYYYFDLSDILPPIMKICDEFKLTPIFNMTKEVATLRITNAENTKEEILCTMPVGISPLKGCNDMQSIGGAQTFAQKYLYSSAFGISETDATDKQDNEEGALEPISNVQVKVIESLLKETGSDRMAFLAYARVKDVKEIVNRDLPSIMNMLDKKKEEVEAKKHGGKESGK, translated from the coding sequence ATGGCAGAAACAATCAAAAATATATATTCAAAAATGTCAGAAGCTAGAGGGAAATTACAAGAGGTCGAGTTTAAAAAGAGTGCTTACAATTCATTTAGCAAATACTATTACTTTGATTTAAGCGACATTTTACCACCAATAATGAAAATATGTGATGAATTTAAGCTGACTCCAATTTTTAATATGACTAAAGAGGTTGCGACTCTAAGAATTACAAACGCTGAAAATACAAAAGAAGAAATATTATGTACAATGCCAGTTGGAATATCACCATTGAAGGGTTGTAATGATATGCAAAGCATAGGTGGAGCACAAACATTTGCTCAAAAATATTTATATTCAAGTGCATTTGGAATATCTGAAACTGATGCAACAGATAAGCAAGATAATGAAGAAGGAGCTCTTGAACCTATCAGTAATGTACAAGTAAAAGTTATTGAAAGTTTATTAAAAGAAACTGGATCAGATAGAATGGCTTTTCTTGCATATGCAAGAGTTAAAGATGTAAAAGAAATAGTTAATAGAGATTTACCTAGTATTATGAATATGCTTGATAAGAAAAAAGAAGAGGTTGAAGCTAAGAAGCATGGAGGAAAAGAGAGTGGAAAATAA
- a CDS encoding HD domain-containing protein: MENNKIQENKDKFLVLLKSIQRPGIDKLVDWLESKSDFFTAPASTMFHGNYEGALCEHSINVYELFSEKNKRYDLGLSEDSVKIMGLLHDICKVNFYKLSSRNKKIDGQWRAIPWYDVEDEFPIGHGEKSVIILMSYIGLTNEEKMAIRWHMGGYEPESNYRTLSVAWDKYKSGACLHTADLEASNLLEIKIDYEKSFKQTKMNI; the protein is encoded by the coding sequence GTGGAAAATAATAAGATTCAAGAAAATAAAGATAAATTTCTAGTACTTTTAAAAAGTATACAAAGACCTGGAATTGATAAGCTTGTTGACTGGTTAGAAAGTAAAAGTGATTTCTTTACTGCGCCAGCTTCAACAATGTTCCATGGAAATTATGAAGGTGCTCTTTGTGAACACAGCATAAATGTTTATGAATTATTCAGTGAAAAAAATAAAAGATATGATCTTGGTTTAAGCGAAGATTCAGTAAAAATAATGGGATTGCTTCATGATATATGCAAAGTTAATTTTTATAAACTTTCAAGTAGAAACAAGAAAATTGATGGTCAATGGAGAGCAATACCTTGGTATGACGTTGAAGACGAATTCCCTATTGGACATGGTGAAAAGTCAGTAATAATTCTAATGAGTTATATTGGATTAACTAATGAAGAAAAAATGGCTATAAGGTGGCATATGGGGGGATATGAACCAGAATCAAATTATAGAACTTTAAGTGTTGCATGGGATAAATATAAAAGTGGTGCTTGCCTTCATACAGCAGATTTAGAAGCTTCAAATCTATTAGAAATAAAAATTGATTACGAAAAATCTTTTAAACAAACCAAAATGAATATATAG
- a CDS encoding single-stranded DNA-binding protein has protein sequence MNKVVLIGRLTKDPELRYTPGNGAAVTTITLAVDKYNTKTGQKEADFVPVVIWGKQAESTAQYMTKGSQMAISGRIQTRTYDANDGSKRYVTEVVATETQFLSKGNQSSNASNSNEYSMPANDPFSGGNFEEDITPVDDGDMPF, from the coding sequence ATGAACAAAGTAGTTTTGATAGGTAGATTAACAAAGGATCCTGAGCTAAGATACACACCAGGAAATGGAGCAGCAGTTACAACAATAACATTAGCAGTAGATAAGTATAATACTAAAACAGGACAAAAAGAAGCTGACTTTGTACCAGTAGTTATATGGGGTAAGCAAGCAGAGAGTACAGCACAATACATGACAAAGGGTAGTCAAATGGCTATAAGTGGTAGGATTCAAACCAGGACCTATGATGCTAATGATGGTAGCAAAAGATATGTAACTGAAGTTGTAGCAACTGAGACTCAATTCTTAAGCAAAGGAAACCAATCAAGTAATGCGAGTAACAGTAATGAATATTCTATGCCAGCAAATGATCCATTTAGTGGTGGGAATTTTGAAGAAGATATAACTCCTGTAGATGATGGAGATATGCCATTTTAG
- a CDS encoding ERCC4 domain-containing protein: MEGIKLRFSDTEIKKLLKENFKILYDTREQVNDHILYWFDSKKIPYKCQKIDEGDYTAIITARPDMGIHRDLYFKVGVERKNSVDELASNLAEKTDTRDDIRLERELIRAKAKGIKIFLIIEDPNGLENIINGDYRSQYGSNAFVGKLTSIQDKYIQDTIFTSNLKTGYHIYRKLYYAVRNYLKEGEVDLVVGED; the protein is encoded by the coding sequence ATGGAAGGAATAAAGCTTAGGTTTTCAGATACAGAAATTAAAAAGCTATTAAAAGAAAACTTTAAAATTTTATACGATACTCGTGAACAAGTAAATGACCATATATTGTATTGGTTTGATTCTAAGAAAATTCCATATAAGTGTCAGAAGATAGATGAGGGAGATTACACAGCAATTATTACAGCTAGACCTGATATGGGCATTCATAGAGATTTATATTTTAAGGTTGGAGTTGAAAGAAAAAATAGTGTTGATGAATTAGCAAGTAACTTAGCAGAAAAAACAGATACAAGGGATGATATAAGACTTGAAAGAGAACTTATAAGAGCAAAAGCCAAAGGAATAAAAATATTTTTAATAATAGAAGATCCTAATGGATTAGAAAATATTATTAATGGAGATTACAGAAGCCAATATGGGAGCAATGCTTTTGTAGGAAAGCTTACTAGTATACAGGATAAATACATTCAAGATACCATTTTTACATCAAATCTTAAAACAGGATATCACATATATAGAAAACTATATTATGCGGTTAGAAACTATTTAAAGGAAGGCGAGGTTGATTTAGTTGTTGGAGAAGATTGA
- a CDS encoding DUF5651 domain-containing protein yields MRDYLNSSESLQLVAFLKTIETSKEFINGKLMTNEEKTNLKKAMTWLDKSISSVTTRLNEKAKKAFDKSKSGVSFYLGSNIEIEVYRKRRSADIDAAYEENKEYFKLIELIMHYNCQNCKMDCHECLFYSEFEKNYIPEFTGKEPNCKYAYRTIDLKGNSKEKK; encoded by the coding sequence GTGAGGGATTATCTTAACAGTAGTGAATCTTTACAACTTGTAGCATTTCTTAAAACAATTGAAACATCAAAGGAATTTATAAATGGGAAATTAATGACTAATGAAGAAAAAACGAATCTCAAAAAGGCTATGACTTGGCTAGATAAATCTATTAGCAGTGTAACTACTAGACTTAATGAAAAAGCCAAAAAAGCCTTTGATAAATCAAAAAGTGGAGTATCCTTTTATCTTGGTTCAAACATAGAGATAGAAGTTTATAGGAAAAGAAGATCAGCAGATATTGATGCAGCTTATGAAGAAAATAAGGAATACTTCAAACTCATTGAACTGATTATGCATTACAATTGTCAAAATTGTAAAATGGACTGTCATGAATGTTTATTTTATAGTGAATTTGAAAAAAACTATATCCCAGAATTTACTGGCAAAGAACCAAATTGTAAATATGCCTATAGGACCATTGATCTTAAGGGGAATTCAAAAGAAAAAAAGTAA